ATCCTCCAGGAAAGAGGCGACTTGCACGAGATCTTGAATCGTCGCGCCCTGCAGATTCATGGCTCTTAGCACAGCTAGACGAATTCGCGAGCTTTCCTCGCCGATCATACCGATCAAGTGAGGCAGGAACGCCGAATCTTTCGCTTTCCCGATGACTTCTAGCGCAAGCTCGCGCACATAGTCATTGGGGTGCTTGAGATATCCAAGCATCGCGGACAACGCCTTGGAACTGCGAATCCCCCCAATGAAGGAGCCTGCAATCTCCGATAAATCGGCGTGCAGGGATTGCACGCTTTTCACCAGCTCACGGACATACAGATTTCTGCCAAACCAGGCAACAACAACGAGAATCGCAGCTACAGCCACTCCTAACCAAGCTAGTGGAGACAGTTCGAGCCAACCAAAGGAATGCAGCAGGGAGAGCAGAGACCCGATTAAAATCCCGCCGGAAGCCGCTACACCCTGAGCAAAATAGCGGTAGCCGTCCCTTTTGGAGATCGGCATCATTTTGAAAAACAACTGATAACAAGGCTCGGCAATGTAGTACAGCAAAATATAGAAAACAGCATAAGAGCCTGATACCATGAAAAGTCCAAGCGATTGATTCAAGAACATAGCCGTCAGTCCAAAGCCTCCGAAGAAAATGACGGTAATGGCGAGCAGCATATTGCTTGCGCCAAGCCAATTCATCAAGCGCGTTGAGACGGTTTGCAACAGCAGGCAAAACGTAAACTGAATAGCGGTAATTAAGCCATAGAAGGAAGTCAGATCTCCTTCTGCCGGAAATTTGGCTTCAGCAGCCGTAAAGTATTGATATTCCATCATAAAATAAACAGCCGGCATCAGTGTCATCAAGGCAACCGCACAAAGCAGAAACGGGCTGCGCAGCATCTGTTTGGCATAATAGCCAGCTGGAAGCTGTGTTTCTTCTTTGGGATCAGCAGCGCTCTGCGTCTTGAGACGAATATCTTCCTTCAATGTCAAGGGCACCAGATAGCGGGCTAACGCTTTGCGAAAGAAAATAAATCCGAACACCATTAACACCGGTGCTAGCGCATAGACAGCTTCGGTACCTAACAACTTACCGATTTGGTGAGCGATCAAACCCGCGGTAATCCCGCCTGTTGTCGTTGAAGCAATAAACACAGGCATCATTCGCTTCGCTTGCTGGGTTGGGCACAAATCAAATGCTGTGCTCCACAGCAGCAGCGTCAGCTGCCTGACAACAAAGTTCGAGGAGAGAAACAGAATCGGATAATAGAAGCGAAAATCAATACCGCCTGCCTTGAATCCAAGCAAAACAGCGCCATTGAGTACAAGCAGTCCAATCATGATCAGGTACAGGGTCGTCATCATTCTGGCTTTGGGCAGGCGGTTTGCCAGTTTGGCTAGCAACCAGCCCTCCAGCGGCATAATAGCCGCTTCGACAATGTAGATATAGGGCAAATACTGCACACCGAATCGCTGGTTAAAAAGCGCCATGAATGCCGTATAGTTCAAGGATTCTGCGATCCCGCTGAAATAAAAGATCGGCAGCATCATCCATAGCTTGCGAATATCTTCCGTGCGCAGTCCCATCCATCTGGTTAAGCTTCCTTGCATATCATCAGGTCCAATCTATTGGTTCATCTGTCACTTGGACAGTGGTTTGTAGAAGGCTAATCTGGCTTCGCCTTCATAATAATAATTCGGATAGGTGCCGATGAGTTCGAAACCATTTAAGGCAAACATTTTTTGAATAGGCCGATACTCAGGCAGGTCACAGGTGTAAGTTAGTATGTATCGTCCCTCTGCTTGACGGGCAAACGTTTCAAGTGCTTGAAACAGAATTTTGGCAAAACCATGTCTCCGATAATCCCGATGGACGGCCAAATAATCCCATAAGAACCCTCCGGATTGATGTTCATTCTCCTTGCAGCTGGTTACGGCGATAATCTCGCCTTCCTCATTCTCCATATACCAATGCCGATGATTGCGCTGCGTTAAGCTAAGCAGAGGAGCATGACGGAAATGTTCCAGTTCTCCCGGTGTATGCCTTTGATCATCAAAAGAGACCGGCGAGAGATAAAAATCCGTGATCCGCCTCGCATCTGATTCCGTCGTTAATTCGCGTACGTGCATGCCAGTTTCGCTCCTTTGTTATCAAGAAACAGATAAGGTACCATTCCACTCAGCTGTTGTACCATGTTGGAAAAATTCATCGCATAAATAGAAGTACAGCTGTGCCGCTTTATCTTGACGGTTCTGCTTAATAACCATCAGGAAAGCTTCTCTTGCGTCATAGAAACGTCCCACTTGATAGAAGGTGACCGCTTGCTCGAACAGCACTTTCGTCTTATCTTTCAAGGTACGAATCGTATCCAAATCCCCTTGATAGACATCGAACAGATGGAGCGGTTCTTTGACCCCTTCTACCTGTATCAAGCCCAGATTCCGATATTGGAATCCTGCCGGCTTTTCCAGAGATTGAATGACGTAATCGGTAATCAGAATGGAAGCGCCTAACGGCTCAGTCATTTTCTCTAGCATCGTAGCGACATTGACCCCATCCGAGATAACGTTGCCTTCCAAGCGCTGTTCTTCCCCAATAATTCCGAGGCGAAGCGGCCCTTTGTGCAGGCCAATGCCGAAATCAATAGGCTGGTAGCCGACTTTGGCACGATGAGAATTGTAGATTTCCAGTTCTTTGCGCATTTCAATGCAAGCCAGCAGTGCTTCATCAGCTTGATTTGGGAATAACGCCATGAAACCAGCGCCCAAATATTTATTCATAAGCCCTTGGTGGTTGCGAACATAAGGACCGAACCGTTTGAGAAACGAGTTGACGAAATTGAAATTTTCTTCCGGCGTAAGCCTCTTCGAAATATGGAAAAATCCGCGAATATTAAAAATTAGAATCGACATATTCTTCTCGACTTGATCACCGAGCGCAACATCCAGAATGCTTTCTTTATTCAGGAAATGCAGAAACTGCTGCGGCACGAATCGATAGTACGCTTGACTGAAATTCTCCACCTTCGTGATATAATCCCGGATGCGCGCGGCCATCGTATTGACGCTATCGCCCAAATCCGAAACTTCATCTCTCGTGTTAATGGTAACGACTGTATCCCAATTGCCCTTGGCGATCTCCCCCACACTGTTGCGCAGCTTGCGAATCGAGGATAGCAGGACATACGTCATAAGGAAAAGCACCAGCAGCAGACCGACAGAGATCAAAGCAATATTGCGAATGATGGAATTCAGCACCGTTTGGCGATGCTTGAGTATGCCGTCCAGGTTCTTGCTCGTTTCGAACACTCCGACAATTTGGCCGGCTGAATTGAAAATAGGAGCAATAGCGTAACGCCACTCGCCTGAGAAATCCTGCCACTGCCCTTTGGCCGGCTTCCCTTCCAATACGACTTGCTGATTCTCCGGCGTTTGTTGGAACGGATTGAACATGTGCATCCCGTCATCATCTTCCAATATGCGATAAATGACGCCGTTTTCGTATTTATAAACAGCTTTGTAAAAGCCTTGGTTGTCGTCTTGATCATTGTTTTCGAAGACAGATTGAATCTTTTTGCGGAAGGATTGATAGATCGCGCCTTTGTAATCCAGCGGGGACGTGAGGCTCTCCAGTTTATCGCCATCGATCAGGTTTTGACCGTTTTTGGCCAGCAAAGTAAGCTCGCTGAAGGTTTCTTCTTCCATTTTCTTCGAAAAACTGTTGTAGATCACAGTGGACAGCAAAATCATAGATACCGCAATGACCGGCACAAGAATGAAGATTTGTTTCATCATCAGAGGCAATCTGCGATTCAGCAAATTGAAGAAAATAATTTTAATCGCAATGAGCAGCAAAATAACTCCCACAATCGCCAGAGACCACAGCAATATAACCTTCGTTCGCGCCGCATCGCTATACTGAGCCTCAACGAGCGACGGCGTAAGTGTGCCGTCCGGCAGACGACGATTGATTTGCGCCGATTCCACGATAATCAGACTGTCATCATCAGCAATACTGCTGGAGGTGGCGTCGAAAGCAAGCTCAACTCCGCTCGCTTTGGCCTTATCCTCGTTGACCAATTCCTCAATTACATAGGGTTGTTTGGGATCGAGCCTGGAGATGGTCTTACTGTTAAAATCAATAAAAATGAGCCGCCCATGATTGTCTAGATGCATGCTTTCGGGAAAATTGCGTCTGGTGCGATCGAGGCCCGGTACCGGATACACAAGCTCTGAGCGCCCATCTTCGAAGGCGCGATAAATCTCGCCGCTGCGTGTTGAGTAATAAATTTCACCGGGCTTAAAGCCATCGGCTTCGGATATGTATTTATTCGTTGGAAGCTTAACGGAGTAAGCAATTTGAGGTGTCGAGGAAGCCGTTTCTCCCACAGGCTCCCTGTATAAGGTGAGCTTGTCGGTCTCATCATTGAAAAAGTAAACCATACCTTGGCGAATCTGCACGTTGCGCAAGGAACCCAGACGATATCTACGGGCTTGTGAATCCGTATATTCTTGCGTAAACAAGCTGCGATCGAACTGACCTTCCGGTGTGTAACGCACGATCTGCTCGGATTTCACAGCTATGCCATAAGGGTCCAATAGCGTACGAATCGTATATAAATAGCCTTGATCGTCAACAGCCATATCATTAAACCGGTAGACTTCACCGTTCTTCCCCGTGTCACTGGTGATGGAGAATTGCAGGACACCCTTGGCATTAAGCTTATGAATGGTTTTCTTGGCATTATCGATGACGAATAAATTGTCTTGATGGTCAGAGATCGCCTTCGATAAACCGTCAAAAGGCATGCTTTTGTTAAAAGGCCATAGGGTAAAGCTATCCCTGTGCATACTCAGGTAGCTTCCTGCAGCGCCCAGAAGCAGCAGGACGAGCAGCAATGCCGCAATCGATTTCTTCATCGCTCTGTAATCTCCTCTTAATTGGCAATCTGAATAATTTGCGTAGGGGCGTTCCATTCCACCTGTAGGCCCAAAGATTCAGAAATGAATCTTAAAGGCACATAGGTCTTTCCTTCCAGAAGCAAGGCAGGCGCCTCGATTTGGTAAGGTTCTCCATCTATGTAAGCCGTAGCATTGTTGATCTGACAAGTAATGGCCGCATAATCCGAGCTGACCGTAACAGTCATGCTCTCTTGCTCCCAATCCACGGCCGCTCCGAATGATTCGGATACAGATCGTATAGGTAAATAGGCCTGCCCATTTATTATAACAGGCGGAGCGTCGAATTTGATGAAAATATTAGGTGAAAGAACATTTTCTGCCGGGATCGGTCGAATGCTGACATCAAGATCCTCGGGGATCGCTGTCGTCTGGGCAAGAGCGGCTGAAAGATCCGCGAGTTTCTGCAGTTCCTCGGCGCTGTATTTGGCCTTCTCCTGCTGCTGCAGCTGGCCCAGCAGCTTGCTGACCTGCTGCTCAAGCAGCGGCTGCACCGAGGAATCCAGCGGCATGCTGGCCGCCAATTCCTGCACGGCATCGAGCTGCGCGAACAGCGCATCCTTCTGCATCGACTGCGCAGCCTCGTCGACGGCGGCCAGCGAGCGGGTCAGCGTCGCGACCCGCTCTGCGTCCTGCTGCGCCTGCGCATCGCGCAGCGCAGCTTGCAGCTTCTGCTTCGCTGCGGCGAGCGAAGCCACGCCTTCGGATGCGCCAGCCTGCGCATCCGCGAGCTGCGCCTGCGTCGCCAGCAGCGGCAACAGCGCAGCTGCTGCCGCACTGGCATCGCCGGCGGCGATGGCTTGCTCCAGCTTCACCTGCTGGAGCTCAGCCTGCTCGGCCAGCTGATCTTCGCTGGCCTCAGCCTCGGCCCCACCACCCGGTTCCGCAGGCGGCTGCGCCCCTTCCTCAGCCAGCGCTGCGATCAGCGCGTCCGGGTTGTTCACCAGCTCCATCTGCTTGAGCGCTGCTCCGGCGTCGCCGGCAAGCAGCGCTTCCGCCATGCCGAGCCGGGCCTGTGCATCCTTCAGCTGCACCGCCAAATCCGCGATCTCGGTCAGCTTCATATCTGTGACCGCAGCGGCTTTGGCAGCTTCCAGCTTCACGATGTCCTTCTTCAAGGCATCAATCTGCTGCTGCAATTGTGCAGGCGTTTCTGCGGCGGCAATCGCGCCAGGCTTCGTTATTTCTACCGTCACCTTTAATGCGGCCGATTCTTCCTTCGAGAGTGCGGCCGAACTGCCTGAATCCGTCAGAACGCTTGGATCTACAGCATTATCGAGACCGAACCAACCTGCCCCCGGCTCCGAAGGTTGATAAAAAACCCCTTGCCCCGACTTGGCCATCGTCGCCGCAGCGGCATTGTAAGCCGCAGGTGTAAGTGCTTCAAGCTGAACTTTGTAGGAACCTATGATAACCGTGCCAAGTCCTGCGTCCTCTGCGGCAGACTCCCCGCTACCTGCGCCCGCCTCATTATTGATGGCGGCTGCGAGCTGACCCGAGTTCCCTTTGCCTTCAAGGGGAAACTCAGCAATCTTTTTCCCTTTTTGATACAGATTGACCTTGAGATTATCTATTTGACTAAATCTCAGTGTCAGATTCCGCACTGATTTCGTCAATTTCGTACGCTTGCCAATCGCATGACCGTCTTTGGTAAACACAGCGTACTCGGTTGCCCCCAGCTTTTTATTCACATTTAGGCTAAAATCACTAAGCAGCGGGCCGACCGCTGGCTTCAACTTCCACGTGCCCACAGGTGCTTGGGGTTTTTGCGATTTAACCGCTGCGAGCCCATCATCCAGATTGCGATACGGCAGGATGCCCTTTGTCAGCGTTTGACTAACAGCCCCGCCCGTATCCAAATCCAGCTTGCCTAAAGCCGTTTTATAACTAACCTGCGCAGCAAGTATCTGTCTATCCGCCGTAACCACGGCTTCTTGGAACGCTGGAAGCTCATCTGTTTTCATCAGACTTAACTTGACCTTTTGTGCAGCCTTATCTAAATTGGTTTTGGCATTGTCGCGATCGCGCAGAGCTTGGGCATAGCCCTCTTCGGCTCCTTTGGCTTCAAGAAAAGATTGCCTCACGGCAGCGATCACCGCTGTTCGACTTTCTTTTTCCTGCAGCACCGCTTTGTTCTGCTCCATCGTCGCAATCGGCAGCGCATCCCGCAGATCGTCCAAATAGCGAAGTCCGTCAAACTCTCCTTGGAGCAGAGATTTGGGAATCGGTATGACACCAAGCAGCAGGAAAAAACCTTCCCAATCTTTCTTCACCTGCGCTAGCGTCGTTTCATAGCTGGCCATAAACAATTCCATGTCCACATCCTGCGACTTATACATGCCGTCCATGACCTTCATTCGTGCGGGACCAAATTTCGAACTGTATAAATTACGGGTCGTATTCAGCTTGTTGTCAGCCAAACGGCGAGCCTCCGAATCTTTGAGCAAATTGACTGTTGATTTCAGCGCGCTTGCTATGTAAGCGGGCAGTTTGTCTTGCTTCAAATCTGCATAATCGGGTTCAAAAGAAAGCTCGACCTTATTTTCCATCTCGATATTCAGCAGCTTGCCGAGCGCTAACCGACTCGATTTGGCCGACAGTTGTGCTTGTTTGTAAGCGGAAGATGCCTTCTCCAGCGCCGTGTCCGCTTTCTCCTGTTCGGCTGCATCTGCAAGTCCAAACTTGCGCTTCTTTTTCACTGTGTCCACAACCGTCTTGGCTTCTTCCCACCGCTTGCGCGCTTGCTCTTCCGCCGCCGCATCCTGATAAGTTGTTAAATATGCTTTCTGAACATCGATCTGAACGGAGTTCATCGACTGCCGCAGTGTTTCCTCGGCAAGATACAACCCTTTGGCCGCCTCCGGCACCTTCAAACGCGTCAGCAGATCCTGACTTAAATTGCGTGGCTTGGCAAAAAGACCGGAAGCTTTGGCCTCCTCGCTTTTCACCGCATGCCGGGCTTGTTCCAGCTCTATTTTTTTCTGCAAAATATCTGTCCGTGCATCCCGCAACACCGCGCTGATTTTGACCCCCTGAGCCATCGCTTCCTGCATCGTTAAGGTTTTTACCGTCAACGCTTCCACGCGGGGACCATTTGTCAATAATGATGATGCTCCGAGCAGTAGAATAAGACCCCATTTTACCCATTTGACCTCGAACACACTGATTCCCTCCGCTCCGCATTTCTCTCCTTTTATAGTACAATATCTCCTTCACTCTCGCACTCACTTTTGGAGAAAATTAGCGAAACCCATCGAATATAGTAATAGATTGCTGCTGAACCGCTTTTCTAGTAGTATGAAAGTAATAGAATTGCAACGAATAGGAGAGATCCGAATGGGAAACCTCGTCTGTGGCGGAGCGATGCTGCAATGCTCGTTCGGCGCTGCGCCCGGCACCCTGATG
Above is a genomic segment from Paenibacillus sp. HWE-109 containing:
- a CDS encoding HEAT repeat domain-containing protein, translating into MQGSLTRWMGLRTEDIRKLWMMLPIFYFSGIAESLNYTAFMALFNQRFGVQYLPYIYIVEAAIMPLEGWLLAKLANRLPKARMMTTLYLIMIGLLVLNGAVLLGFKAGGIDFRFYYPILFLSSNFVVRQLTLLLWSTAFDLCPTQQAKRMMPVFIASTTTGGITAGLIAHQIGKLLGTEAVYALAPVLMVFGFIFFRKALARYLVPLTLKEDIRLKTQSAADPKEETQLPAGYYAKQMLRSPFLLCAVALMTLMPAVYFMMEYQYFTAAEAKFPAEGDLTSFYGLITAIQFTFCLLLQTVSTRLMNWLGASNMLLAITVIFFGGFGLTAMFLNQSLGLFMVSGSYAVFYILLYYIAEPCYQLFFKMMPISKRDGYRYFAQGVAASGGILIGSLLSLLHSFGWLELSPLAWLGVAVAAILVVVAWFGRNLYVRELVKSVQSLHADLSEIAGSFIGGIRSSKALSAMLGYLKHPNDYVRELALEVIGKAKDSAFLPHLIGMIGEESSRIRLAVLRAMNLQGATIQDLVQVASFLEDEDPEVRAESVKLISKATHLRSQSHFFIRVKLLDNHPKVVHEGVKALYALESEESYQACDEAIIKMLDNGGEWAVYGCHTVADLKLHSYAAWVLSLLDDPRPAVKVAAAHCIGQLQHVEAIPLLLTMVPLADQEMRKAILQAFVDMGDNALPALLTYVNHANPFIWNAAVTALAELLDESMLRKQLVDPCVNRMLASTQERALPTALYELGMKGLAELAGQRCTELHQALVGGAWAVMAKFADERVVATLREATEDDSEEVRDNGLEVLAEGLGDRRLALALLELLKQDAANNSSVKQAPMLIIQEARLWSDDWLSEIASYALSSLERVDMREERKFLTMLDKVIFLKQVSLFADLSVDELGLIAGIATEEVHEDLTYLLRRGHSNAAMYLIIEGNVELSNETGEGETGTIGVLGPKQAFGETTALDGSPSSITAQVIFDEVRVLTLQGESLSRLVRLYPEIGIGLLHASSARVRLLENMLLKMA
- a CDS encoding GNAT family N-acetyltransferase; this translates as MHVRELTTESDARRITDFYLSPVSFDDQRHTPGELEHFRHAPLLSLTQRNHRHWYMENEEGEIIAVTSCKENEHQSGGFLWDYLAVHRDYRRHGFAKILFQALETFARQAEGRYILTYTCDLPEYRPIQKMFALNGFELIGTYPNYYYEGEARLAFYKPLSK
- a CDS encoding stalk domain-containing protein → MFEVKWVKWGLILLLGASSLLTNGPRVEALTVKTLTMQEAMAQGVKISAVLRDARTDILQKKIELEQARHAVKSEEAKASGLFAKPRNLSQDLLTRLKVPEAAKGLYLAEETLRQSMNSVQIDVQKAYLTTYQDAAAEEQARKRWEEAKTVVDTVKKKRKFGLADAAEQEKADTALEKASSAYKQAQLSAKSSRLALGKLLNIEMENKVELSFEPDYADLKQDKLPAYIASALKSTVNLLKDSEARRLADNKLNTTRNLYSSKFGPARMKVMDGMYKSQDVDMELFMASYETTLAQVKKDWEGFFLLLGVIPIPKSLLQGEFDGLRYLDDLRDALPIATMEQNKAVLQEKESRTAVIAAVRQSFLEAKGAEEGYAQALRDRDNAKTNLDKAAQKVKLSLMKTDELPAFQEAVVTADRQILAAQVSYKTALGKLDLDTGGAVSQTLTKGILPYRNLDDGLAAVKSQKPQAPVGTWKLKPAVGPLLSDFSLNVNKKLGATEYAVFTKDGHAIGKRTKLTKSVRNLTLRFSQIDNLKVNLYQKGKKIAEFPLEGKGNSGQLAAAINNEAGAGSGESAAEDAGLGTVIIGSYKVQLEALTPAAYNAAAATMAKSGQGVFYQPSEPGAGWFGLDNAVDPSVLTDSGSSAALSKEESAALKVTVEITKPGAIAAAETPAQLQQQIDALKKDIVKLEAAKAAAVTDMKLTEIADLAVQLKDAQARLGMAEALLAGDAGAALKQMELVNNPDALIAALAEEGAQPPAEPGGGAEAEASEDQLAEQAELQQVKLEQAIAAGDASAAAAALLPLLATQAQLADAQAGASEGVASLAAAKQKLQAALRDAQAQQDAERVATLTRSLAAVDEAAQSMQKDALFAQLDAVQELAASMPLDSSVQPLLEQQVSKLLGQLQQQEKAKYSAEELQKLADLSAALAQTTAIPEDLDVSIRPIPAENVLSPNIFIKFDAPPVIINGQAYLPIRSVSESFGAAVDWEQESMTVTVSSDYAAITCQINNATAYIDGEPYQIEAPALLLEGKTYVPLRFISESLGLQVEWNAPTQIIQIAN
- a CDS encoding adenylate/guanylate cyclase domain-containing protein, producing the protein MKKSIAALLLVLLLLGAAGSYLSMHRDSFTLWPFNKSMPFDGLSKAISDHQDNLFVIDNAKKTIHKLNAKGVLQFSITSDTGKNGEVYRFNDMAVDDQGYLYTIRTLLDPYGIAVKSEQIVRYTPEGQFDRSLFTQEYTDSQARRYRLGSLRNVQIRQGMVYFFNDETDKLTLYREPVGETASSTPQIAYSVKLPTNKYISEADGFKPGEIYYSTRSGEIYRAFEDGRSELVYPVPGLDRTRRNFPESMHLDNHGRLIFIDFNSKTISRLDPKQPYVIEELVNEDKAKASGVELAFDATSSSIADDDSLIIVESAQINRRLPDGTLTPSLVEAQYSDAARTKVILLWSLAIVGVILLLIAIKIIFFNLLNRRLPLMMKQIFILVPVIAVSMILLSTVIYNSFSKKMEEETFSELTLLAKNGQNLIDGDKLESLTSPLDYKGAIYQSFRKKIQSVFENNDQDDNQGFYKAVYKYENGVIYRILEDDDGMHMFNPFQQTPENQQVVLEGKPAKGQWQDFSGEWRYAIAPIFNSAGQIVGVFETSKNLDGILKHRQTVLNSIIRNIALISVGLLLVLFLMTYVLLSSIRKLRNSVGEIAKGNWDTVVTINTRDEVSDLGDSVNTMAARIRDYITKVENFSQAYYRFVPQQFLHFLNKESILDVALGDQVEKNMSILIFNIRGFFHISKRLTPEENFNFVNSFLKRFGPYVRNHQGLMNKYLGAGFMALFPNQADEALLACIEMRKELEIYNSHRAKVGYQPIDFGIGLHKGPLRLGIIGEEQRLEGNVISDGVNVATMLEKMTEPLGASILITDYVIQSLEKPAGFQYRNLGLIQVEGVKEPLHLFDVYQGDLDTIRTLKDKTKVLFEQAVTFYQVGRFYDAREAFLMVIKQNRQDKAAQLYFYLCDEFFQHGTTAEWNGTLSVS